A region from the Melioribacter roseus P3M-2 genome encodes:
- a CDS encoding LptF/LptG family permease: MILTKYILKNHLAPFLFSIFTLIGIFLLQFLMKFADRLVGKGLGIWIITKLIVYNLAWMIVLVVPMSVLVATLMAFGGMAQNNEIAALKATGMSLYRMILPPLGASLILALFLVYFNNNIYPDANHAARLLMEDISRQKPTLSLVPGVFSQDVPNYSILAREIDQESNILKNITIYDYSNPPSINVVTARSGIIYLSSNQKKLIMDLHEGEIHEFNNSNWNQYRRLRFERHKIAMPAEQFTFEQSTPGGPRGDRELGAPQMLSIVDSLQKIRNRYLSELEKTIAKITVTESPTVTDKGAARLFDKVKQRLNNNKNILRNVLNRLDYNKKEINRYWVEIHKKYALPFACIVFILIGAPLGTMTRKGGFGMAAGISLVFFLIYWTFLIGGEKLSDRGLLSPFWGIWSANILLGILGIILTIKSARERIELKFDFINKILPKSWKYNPDENENS; the protein is encoded by the coding sequence ATGATATTAACAAAATACATATTAAAAAACCATCTTGCGCCGTTTCTATTTTCGATATTTACTCTAATAGGAATCTTCTTATTACAGTTTTTGATGAAATTCGCCGACCGGTTGGTAGGCAAAGGCCTGGGAATCTGGATAATAACAAAGTTGATAGTTTATAACCTTGCATGGATGATAGTGCTTGTGGTTCCAATGTCGGTGTTGGTTGCAACCTTGATGGCTTTCGGAGGTATGGCGCAGAATAACGAAATTGCGGCGCTCAAAGCCACCGGTATGAGTCTCTACAGAATGATACTGCCTCCATTGGGCGCTTCATTAATTTTAGCCCTGTTTCTGGTTTATTTCAATAATAATATCTATCCGGATGCAAACCATGCGGCCCGGTTATTAATGGAAGATATCTCGCGCCAGAAACCGACGCTTTCGCTTGTTCCCGGAGTATTTTCGCAGGATGTGCCGAACTATTCTATTCTTGCACGTGAAATCGACCAGGAAAGCAATATATTGAAAAACATTACTATCTATGATTATTCGAATCCTCCCTCGATTAATGTTGTTACAGCCAGGTCGGGTATAATTTATCTTTCCTCCAATCAGAAAAAATTGATTATGGATTTGCATGAAGGGGAAATACATGAATTCAACAATTCTAATTGGAATCAGTACAGACGACTCCGTTTTGAGAGACATAAAATTGCAATGCCGGCAGAGCAATTTACTTTCGAACAATCCACGCCGGGCGGACCTCGCGGCGACCGCGAGCTCGGCGCTCCCCAAATGCTGTCGATCGTCGACAGTCTTCAGAAAATCAGAAACAGATATCTATCGGAACTGGAAAAAACAATCGCTAAAATTACAGTAACCGAATCGCCGACCGTTACGGATAAAGGAGCCGCTAGATTATTTGACAAAGTTAAACAGAGATTGAACAATAACAAAAACATATTGAGAAACGTTCTAAATCGGCTGGATTACAATAAAAAAGAGATTAATCGTTATTGGGTAGAAATTCATAAAAAGTATGCTCTGCCGTTTGCCTGTATTGTATTTATTTTGATCGGAGCTCCGCTCGGAACAATGACGCGTAAAGGCGGTTTCGGAATGGCGGCGGGCATAAGTCTCGTATTCTTTTTGATTTACTGGACATTTTTGATCGGCGGTGAAAAACTTTCCGACCGGGGCTTATTATCCCCTTTCTGGGGTATATGGAGCGCCAATATTTTGCTCGGAATTTTAGGAATAATACTCACTATCAAAAGCGCAAGAGAAAGAATAGAACTGAAGTTCGACTTCATTAATAAAATATTGCCCAAATCCTGGAAATATAATCCGGATGAAAATGAAAATTCTTGA